From a region of the Paenibacillus sp. FSL R10-2734 genome:
- the rplF gene encoding 50S ribosomal protein L6, with translation MSRIGRKPIAVPSGVDVTLDNAVITVKGPKGSLTRELHKDMKVTVENNEITVVRPSDNKLHRSLHGTTRSVVNNMVAGVTEGFSKSLELVGVGYRASKSGDKIVLNVGYSHPVEITPEAGIEFEVPANTKIIVRGIDKERVGAYAAKIRSVREPEPYKGKGIKYEGERIIRKEGKAGKKK, from the coding sequence ATGTCTCGTATTGGTCGTAAACCAATCGCAGTACCTAGCGGTGTAGATGTCACTTTGGACAACGCCGTTATTACAGTAAAAGGTCCAAAAGGTTCTTTGACTCGTGAGCTTCATAAAGACATGAAGGTTACAGTTGAAAATAACGAAATTACCGTTGTTCGTCCGTCGGATAACAAATTGCATCGTTCACTTCACGGCACAACCCGCTCCGTTGTCAACAACATGGTAGCAGGCGTGACTGAAGGTTTCTCGAAATCTCTGGAATTGGTTGGGGTCGGATATCGTGCAAGCAAATCCGGAGATAAAATCGTTCTGAACGTTGGTTACTCCCACCCGGTTGAAATTACACCGGAAGCAGGTATCGAGTTCGAAGTTCCTGCGAACACGAAGATCATCGTTAGAGGTATCGATAAAGAACGCGTTGGCGCATACGCTGCTAAAATTCGTTCCGTTCGTGAGCCAGAACCGTATAAAGGTAAAGGTATCAAATATGAAGGCGAGCGTATCATCCGCAAAGAAGGTAAAGCTGGTAAGAAGAAATAA
- the rpsC gene encoding 30S ribosomal protein S3: MGQKVNPIGLRIGIIRDWESKWYAGKDFGTLLMEDVKIREYLKGKLKDSAVSHIEIERAANRVNVTIHTAKPGMVIGKGGAEVEVLRSAVTAIAGGKKVHININEIKHPELDAILVAESIAQQLERRVSFRRALKQAIQRTMRSGAKGIKTQVGGRLGGAEIARSEGYSEGTVPLHTLRADIDYGTAEAHTTYGLIGVKVWIYRGEVLPPAKKQAAQEGGN; the protein is encoded by the coding sequence GTGGGTCAAAAGGTAAATCCAATAGGACTCCGAATCGGTATTATTCGCGATTGGGAATCTAAATGGTATGCAGGGAAAGATTTCGGTACTCTTCTGATGGAAGACGTCAAAATCCGGGAATACCTTAAAGGTAAGTTGAAGGATTCCGCTGTTTCCCATATCGAGATCGAAAGAGCGGCTAACCGCGTGAACGTTACAATTCATACTGCTAAACCAGGTATGGTTATTGGTAAAGGCGGAGCAGAAGTAGAAGTACTTCGCAGCGCAGTTACTGCAATCGCTGGTGGCAAAAAAGTACACATCAACATCAATGAAATCAAGCACCCTGAATTGGATGCAATTCTTGTAGCTGAGAGCATTGCTCAACAATTGGAACGTCGTGTATCGTTCCGTCGTGCACTCAAACAAGCGATTCAAAGAACTATGCGTTCTGGCGCAAAAGGGATTAAAACTCAAGTAGGCGGACGTCTTGGCGGAGCCGAGATTGCTCGTTCAGAAGGTTATAGCGAAGGAACAGTTCCACTTCATACGCTTCGTGCCGATATCGATTACGGAACGGCTGAAGCACATACAACTTACGGTCTTATCGGCGTAAAAGTATGGATCTACCGTGGAGAAGTTCTTCCCCCAGCTAAGAAACAAGCTGCTCAGGAAGGAGGCAACTAA
- a CDS encoding globin-coupled sensor protein, with amino-acid sequence MHALTSRNNNEDSHTPNFKEIKHQNKLNEDVFHTLEGHGELNEQMKMIDLTESDLKLLRRVKPIVEQNIDYITDQFYNSVLGVNKLEAIILEHSSIERLKTTLREHIIEIFDGKVDDEYIAKRLKIANIHKRVGLEPKWYLSAFQNLQNVFIHVIYNETHDDNARLQVVQTVTKLLNLEQQLVLEEYEKENVKEKEQQYLLVKNELKQKIAEFSSELIDFSIDTNAAVKQLVASSNEVNRTFQHTASSALESQGLATDGHEHLDNLTGQINLIYQSTSEMEHSVHELSNSSKQIQKIVNSVKDIADQTKILSLNATIEAARAGEHGRGFSVVAQEVSRLAEDTKNTVIQIVELTNKSGNLTQQVVEEIRKVQELTKSGKLQSVETSLLFTDIVEAMRSSTEEIVIVEEEIRTLIQTIEGIGSATAQTAESAEFFRSATENL; translated from the coding sequence ATGCACGCTTTAACATCACGTAATAATAATGAGGATTCTCACACCCCTAATTTCAAAGAAATTAAACATCAGAATAAGCTTAATGAGGATGTATTTCATACTCTTGAGGGTCATGGTGAGCTCAATGAGCAAATGAAAATGATTGATCTAACTGAATCAGATTTGAAGCTACTACGTAGGGTGAAGCCTATTGTTGAACAGAATATAGACTATATTACTGATCAATTCTACAATTCAGTATTAGGTGTGAATAAACTTGAAGCCATAATATTGGAGCATAGTAGTATAGAAAGATTGAAAACAACCCTCCGTGAGCATATCATTGAAATATTTGATGGCAAGGTTGATGATGAATACATAGCAAAGCGACTGAAGATTGCTAATATTCATAAAAGAGTAGGACTTGAACCTAAGTGGTACTTGTCCGCTTTTCAAAATCTTCAGAACGTATTTATACATGTTATCTATAATGAAACACATGATGACAATGCACGCCTACAAGTAGTTCAGACCGTGACGAAGTTGCTTAACCTTGAGCAACAACTTGTCCTTGAGGAATACGAGAAGGAGAACGTCAAAGAGAAAGAACAACAGTACTTATTGGTTAAAAATGAATTAAAGCAGAAAATTGCTGAATTCAGTAGTGAGTTAATAGATTTTAGCATCGACACTAATGCTGCTGTGAAGCAGCTAGTAGCCAGTAGCAATGAAGTGAATAGAACATTCCAACATACAGCTTCATCCGCTCTAGAGTCACAGGGGTTGGCTACAGATGGTCATGAGCATTTGGACAACCTGACAGGGCAAATAAATCTTATATATCAAAGCACTAGTGAAATGGAACACTCAGTTCACGAATTAAGCAATTCCTCTAAACAAATCCAAAAGATCGTAAACTCCGTTAAGGATATTGCGGATCAAACTAAAATTCTCTCTCTTAATGCAACGATAGAAGCCGCCAGGGCCGGAGAGCATGGTAGAGGGTTTAGTGTAGTTGCCCAAGAAGTTAGTCGATTGGCAGAGGATACGAAGAATACTGTAATTCAGATCGTAGAACTAACTAATAAATCAGGAAATCTCACACAGCAGGTCGTTGAGGAGATTCGTAAGGTACAGGAGTTAACCAAGAGTGGGAAGCTTCAATCTGTCGAGACTAGTCTTTTGTTTACCGATATTGTAGAGGCCATGAGAAGTAGTACAGAGGAGATTGTTATAGTAGAAGAAGAAATAAGAACATTGATTCAAACTATAGAGGGAATTGGGTCAGCAACAGCGCAGACAGCAGAGTCAGCTGAGTTTTTCAGGTCTGCCACTGAGAATCTTTAA
- the tuf gene encoding elongation factor Tu, whose amino-acid sequence MAKAKFERNKPHVNIGTIGHVDHGKTTLTAAITTVLSKTYGGAAIAFDQIDKAPEERERGITISTSHVEYETPNRHYAHVDCPGHADYVKNMITGAAQMDGAILVVSAADGPMPQTREHILLSRQVGVPYIVVFLNKCDMVEDEELLELVEMEVRDLLSEYDFPGDDTPIIRGSAREALQNPDGDYAKKIIEMFETIDEYIPLPERQTDKPFLMPVEDVFSITGRGTVATGRVERGTVKVGEEIEIVGIHEDTKKSVVTGVEMFRKLLDSAQAGDNIGALLRGVDRNMIERGQVLAKPNSVKPHTEFTAQIYVLTKEEGGRHKPFFTGYRPQFYFRTTDVTGIINLPEGTEMVMPGDNITVTVSLISPIAIEEGTKFSIREGGRTVGAGSVASIQK is encoded by the coding sequence ATGGCAAAGGCAAAGTTTGAACGTAACAAACCGCACGTTAACATCGGTACTATTGGTCACGTCGACCATGGTAAAACGACTCTGACTGCTGCAATCACTACTGTATTGTCCAAAACTTACGGTGGCGCAGCTATCGCATTCGATCAAATCGACAAAGCTCCTGAAGAACGCGAACGTGGTATCACAATCTCTACTTCCCACGTTGAATATGAAACTCCTAACCGTCACTACGCTCACGTAGACTGCCCTGGTCACGCCGACTATGTTAAAAACATGATCACTGGCGCAGCGCAAATGGACGGAGCTATCCTGGTTGTATCCGCAGCTGATGGCCCTATGCCACAAACTCGCGAGCACATCCTGTTGTCCCGTCAAGTAGGCGTTCCTTACATCGTTGTCTTCTTGAACAAATGCGACATGGTTGAAGACGAAGAGTTGTTGGAATTGGTTGAAATGGAAGTTCGTGACTTGCTGAGCGAGTATGACTTCCCAGGCGACGATACTCCAATCATCCGTGGTTCTGCTCGTGAAGCTCTGCAAAACCCTGATGGCGACTATGCTAAAAAAATCATTGAAATGTTTGAAACAATCGATGAGTATATTCCACTTCCTGAGCGTCAAACTGACAAGCCTTTCTTGATGCCTGTCGAAGATGTATTCTCCATCACTGGCCGCGGTACTGTGGCAACTGGTCGCGTAGAACGCGGAACAGTTAAAGTCGGAGAAGAAATCGAAATCGTTGGTATTCACGAAGATACTAAGAAATCCGTAGTTACGGGCGTAGAAATGTTCCGTAAATTGCTGGATTCCGCTCAAGCGGGCGACAACATCGGAGCTTTGCTTCGTGGTGTAGACCGTAACATGATCGAGCGTGGCCAAGTATTGGCTAAGCCGAACTCTGTTAAACCACACACTGAGTTCACTGCTCAAATCTACGTTTTGACTAAAGAAGAAGGCGGACGTCACAAACCATTCTTTACTGGTTACCGTCCACAGTTCTACTTCCGTACAACTGACGTAACTGGCATCATCAACTTGCCAGAAGGTACTGAAATGGTTATGCCTGGTGACAACATCACTGTAACTGTTTCCTTGATCTCCCCTATCGCTATTGAAGAAGGTACTAAATTCTCCATTCGCGAAGGTGGACGTACAGTTGGAGCAGGTAGCGTAGCTTCCATCCAAAAATAA
- the rplP gene encoding 50S ribosomal protein L16, translating to MLVPKRVKHRKQQRGHMKGMAKGGTELNFGEFGLVALEPSWITNRQIEAARIAMTRYIKRGGQVWIKIFPDKPITQKPLEVRMGSGKGNVEKWVAVVKPGKIMFELGGVSEEIAREAMRLAAHKLPVKTKFVKREELGGEANES from the coding sequence ATGTTGGTACCAAAACGCGTAAAACACCGCAAGCAACAACGCGGACACATGAAGGGTATGGCTAAAGGCGGTACTGAATTGAACTTCGGCGAATTCGGCCTGGTTGCATTAGAACCGTCTTGGATCACTAACCGTCAGATCGAAGCTGCTCGTATCGCAATGACACGTTATATCAAACGTGGCGGTCAAGTTTGGATCAAGATTTTCCCAGATAAGCCTATTACTCAAAAGCCTCTCGAGGTTCGTATGGGTAGTGGTAAAGGTAACGTTGAGAAATGGGTAGCCGTAGTTAAACCGGGCAAGATTATGTTCGAACTCGGAGGCGTGTCGGAAGAGATCGCTCGTGAAGCAATGCGTCTTGCCGCTCACAAGCTGCCTGTTAAGACTAAGTTTGTGAAACGTGAAGAATTGGGTGGTGAAGCAAATGAAAGCTAA
- the rplN gene encoding 50S ribosomal protein L14 has protein sequence MIQPFTRLHVADNSGAKELMCIRVLGGTGRRTAAIGDLIVCSVKQATPGGVVKKGDVVRAVVVRTKRSVRRKDGSYIAFDENAAVVVKDDRSPRGTRIFGPVARELRDKDYMKIVSLAPEVI, from the coding sequence ATGATTCAACCATTTACACGCTTGCATGTGGCTGACAACTCTGGTGCGAAGGAACTGATGTGTATCCGCGTACTGGGTGGTACTGGACGCCGTACAGCAGCAATCGGTGATTTGATCGTTTGTTCCGTTAAACAAGCAACACCAGGCGGCGTTGTCAAAAAAGGTGATGTTGTTAGAGCGGTAGTTGTTCGTACGAAACGTTCCGTTCGTCGTAAAGATGGATCTTACATCGCATTCGACGAAAATGCAGCTGTTGTTGTTAAAGACGACAGAAGCCCTCGTGGAACACGTATCTTTGGACCAGTTGCTCGCGAACTTCGCGATAAAGACTACATGAAGATCGTTTCCTTGGCACCGGAAGTTATCTAA
- the rplX gene encoding 50S ribosomal protein L24: MPRVKKVLESHNNKLHVKKDDVVLVISGKDKGKKGRVIAAYPRENRVLVEGVNMVKKHQKPNQLNPQGGIIEQEASIHVSNVMHIDPKSGKVTRIGYKVLENGKKVRIAKRSGEIID, translated from the coding sequence ATGCCTAGAGTGAAAAAAGTTCTGGAATCCCATAACAATAAACTGCACGTGAAGAAAGATGACGTGGTGCTTGTGATTAGTGGTAAAGACAAAGGCAAAAAAGGCCGTGTCATCGCTGCTTATCCTCGTGAAAACCGCGTTCTGGTAGAAGGCGTCAATATGGTGAAGAAACACCAAAAGCCGAACCAGCTGAATCCACAGGGTGGAATTATTGAGCAGGAAGCTTCGATTCATGTGTCCAACGTAATGCACATCGATCCGAAGTCCGGTAAAGTAACCCGTATCGGTTACAAAGTATTGGAAAACGGTAAAAAAGTTCGGATTGCAAAACGATCTGGAGAGATTATCGACTAA
- the rpsJ gene encoding 30S ribosomal protein S10 codes for MAKQKIRIRLKAYDHRILDQSAEKIVETAKRSGAGVSGPIPLPTEKQIITILRAVHKYKDSREQFEQRTHKRLIDIVNPTPQTVDALMRLDLPSGVDIEIKL; via the coding sequence ATGGCAAAGCAAAAAATTCGTATTCGCTTGAAAGCATACGACCACAGAATTCTTGATCAATCCGCTGAGAAGATTGTTGAAACAGCAAAACGTTCGGGTGCAGGTGTATCCGGGCCGATTCCGTTACCAACTGAGAAGCAAATCATTACTATTCTCCGTGCGGTACACAAGTACAAGGATTCCCGTGAACAGTTTGAACAACGGACTCACAAACGTTTGATCGATATTGTGAACCCAACACCACAAACTGTAGACGCCTTGATGCGCTTGGATCTACCGTCCGGTGTAGATATCGAAATCAAATTGTAA
- the rplE gene encoding 50S ribosomal protein L5 codes for MAARMKERYLNEITPALMQKFNYTTVMQVPKIEKVVINMGVGDAVQNSKVLDAAVNDMQLIAGQKPVITKAKKSIAGFKLRENMPIGVKVTLRGERMYYFLDKLFNVTLPRVRDFRGVSSKAFDGRGNYTLGLKEQLIFPEIEYDKVDKVRGMDIVIVTTAKTDEESRELLGQLGMPFAK; via the coding sequence ATGGCAGCAAGAATGAAAGAACGTTATCTTAACGAAATTACACCTGCTTTGATGCAGAAGTTTAACTATACAACTGTTATGCAAGTGCCTAAGATCGAGAAGGTTGTCATCAACATGGGTGTGGGTGACGCTGTTCAAAACTCCAAAGTACTTGACGCTGCAGTTAATGACATGCAGTTGATCGCTGGTCAAAAACCAGTAATCACTAAAGCTAAAAAATCCATCGCTGGTTTCAAACTACGCGAAAATATGCCGATTGGGGTTAAAGTAACACTGCGCGGCGAGCGTATGTATTACTTCTTGGACAAATTGTTCAACGTAACGCTTCCACGCGTACGTGACTTCCGTGGTGTTTCCTCTAAAGCCTTTGATGGCCGTGGTAACTACACACTGGGTCTTAAAGAACAATTGATCTTCCCCGAGATCGAATATGACAAAGTGGATAAAGTCCGCGGTATGGACATCGTTATTGTAACGACTGCTAAGACGGATGAGGAATCCCGCGAGCTGCTGGGTCAGCTGGGAATGCCTTTCGCAAAATAA
- the rpsH gene encoding 30S ribosomal protein S8: MTMSDPIADMLTRIRNANIVRHETVEMPASTMKKQIADILKREGFIRDAEFVEDSKQGIIRIFLKYGPNQERVISGLKRISKPGLRVYTKSNEVPRVLGGLGIAIISTSKGVMTDKEARQSKSGGEVVCYIW; the protein is encoded by the coding sequence ATGACTATGTCTGATCCTATTGCAGATATGCTTACTCGTATTCGTAACGCTAACATTGTGCGTCACGAAACGGTAGAAATGCCTGCTTCTACTATGAAGAAACAAATCGCTGACATTTTGAAGCGTGAAGGTTTCATCCGCGATGCGGAATTCGTTGAAGATAGCAAACAAGGGATTATCCGTATCTTCTTGAAATACGGCCCTAACCAAGAGCGTGTTATTTCTGGTTTGAAAAGAATCAGTAAACCAGGCCTTCGCGTATACACGAAGAGCAATGAAGTGCCTCGTGTACTCGGTGGTCTAGGAATCGCGATCATCTCCACATCTAAGGGAGTTATGACCGACAAAGAAGCTCGTCAATCAAAATCTGGCGGAGAAGTTGTCTGCTACATTTGGTAA
- the rplV gene encoding 50S ribosomal protein L22: MEAKAHARSVRISARKAKLVVDLIRGKQVGEAIAILRHTPKSASPVVEKLLNSAIANAEHNYSLDVNSLFVSEVFVNQGPTMKRFRPRAMGRASRINKRTSHITLVVSEK, translated from the coding sequence ATGGAAGCAAAAGCACATGCAAGATCGGTGCGGATTTCCGCTCGTAAAGCGAAGTTGGTTGTTGACTTGATTCGCGGAAAGCAAGTGGGGGAAGCAATTGCAATTCTTCGCCACACTCCGAAATCCGCTTCTCCGGTTGTTGAGAAGTTGCTTAATTCGGCAATTGCGAATGCTGAGCATAACTATTCTTTGGACGTGAACAGTTTGTTCGTTAGCGAAGTTTTCGTTAACCAAGGTCCTACTATGAAACGTTTCCGTCCGCGCGCCATGGGTCGCGCAAGCCGGATCAATAAACGCACGAGCCACATTACACTGGTGGTATCTGAGAAATAA
- the rpmC gene encoding 50S ribosomal protein L29, with protein sequence MKANELRNLTTAEIEQKIAGFKEELFNLRFQLATGQLDNPTRIRDVRKEIARAKTVIHQRVLGIS encoded by the coding sequence ATGAAAGCTAATGAACTTCGCAACTTAACCACTGCTGAGATTGAACAGAAGATCGCTGGATTCAAAGAGGAACTTTTTAATCTCCGTTTCCAATTGGCAACTGGCCAACTGGACAACCCAACTCGGATTCGTGACGTGCGTAAGGAAATAGCTCGTGCTAAAACCGTAATCCATCAAAGAGTGCTTGGGATTAGTTAA
- the rpsQ gene encoding 30S ribosomal protein S17: protein MSEERNARKVLIGKVVSDKMDKTIVVAVETYKKHTLYHKRIKSTNKFKAHDEGNVAKIGDTVKLMETRPLSKDKRWRLVEVVEKAVII from the coding sequence ATGAGCGAAGAACGTAATGCACGTAAAGTGCTAATCGGTAAAGTTGTCAGTGATAAAATGGATAAAACCATCGTAGTCGCTGTTGAAACCTATAAGAAGCACACTTTGTACCACAAACGCATCAAGTCTACGAATAAATTCAAAGCACATGATGAGGGAAACGTGGCGAAGATTGGCGATACCGTAAAACTCATGGAAACTCGTCCGTTGTCCAAGGACAAACGTTGGAGACTAGTTGAAGTGGTTGAAAAAGCGGTTATCATCTAA
- the rplD gene encoding 50S ribosomal protein L4 encodes MPKVTLFNISGNEVGEVELSDTVFGIEPNEHVLHEAALMQRASLRRGTHKVKGRSEVRGGGRKPWKQKGTGRARQGSIRSPQWKGGGVVFGPTPRSYSWKLPKKVRRLAIKSALSSKVLENDIIVLDSLTMNAPKTKEFAAILNNLKVDRKALIVATSYDDNVALSARNIPGVKFVAADGINVLDVLTYDKLIITKEAVLKVEEVFA; translated from the coding sequence ATGCCAAAAGTAACACTTTTTAATATTAGTGGCAACGAAGTTGGTGAAGTAGAACTTAGCGACACAGTATTCGGTATTGAACCGAATGAGCACGTTCTACATGAAGCTGCGCTTATGCAAAGAGCTTCCCTTCGTCGTGGTACACACAAAGTAAAAGGACGTTCTGAAGTTCGTGGCGGTGGACGTAAACCTTGGAAACAAAAAGGTACAGGTCGCGCTCGTCAAGGCTCCATTCGTTCTCCACAATGGAAAGGCGGCGGCGTTGTCTTCGGACCAACACCACGTAGCTATTCCTGGAAATTGCCTAAGAAGGTTCGTCGTTTGGCGATCAAATCCGCTTTGTCCTCGAAAGTACTCGAGAATGACATTATCGTATTGGATAGCTTGACAATGAATGCTCCGAAAACGAAAGAATTCGCAGCAATCTTGAACAACCTGAAAGTGGATCGCAAGGCGTTGATCGTAGCTACTAGCTATGATGATAACGTAGCACTTTCCGCTCGTAACATCCCTGGGGTGAAATTCGTAGCGGCTGACGGCATTAATGTTCTTGACGTACTGACGTACGACAAACTGATCATCACTAAAGAAGCAGTTCTGAAGGTAGAGGAGGTGTTCGCGTAA
- the rpsS gene encoding 30S ribosomal protein S19 — protein sequence MGRSLKKGPFIDGYLLKKVEELNEAEKKVVVKTWSRRSTIFPQFIGHTFGVYDGRKHVPVYVTEDMVGHKLGEFAPTRTYKGHAGDDKKTRR from the coding sequence ATGGGTCGCAGTTTAAAGAAGGGGCCGTTTATCGATGGCTACCTGCTTAAAAAAGTTGAGGAACTGAACGAGGCTGAGAAAAAGGTTGTAGTTAAAACTTGGTCCCGTCGCTCAACCATTTTCCCTCAGTTTATCGGACATACGTTTGGTGTATATGACGGCCGTAAACACGTGCCTGTATACGTAACAGAAGATATGGTAGGTCACAAGTTGGGCGAGTTCGCGCCAACACGTACTTACAAAGGCCACGCGGGTGACGATAAGAAAACAAGAAGATAA
- a CDS encoding type Z 30S ribosomal protein S14 — MAKTSMKVKQQRTPKFKVRAYTRCERCGRPHSVLQKFKICRICFRELAYKGQIPGVKKASW, encoded by the coding sequence GTGGCAAAAACTTCGATGAAAGTTAAACAACAACGTACGCCTAAGTTTAAAGTACGTGCATATACACGTTGCGAACGTTGTGGTCGTCCACATTCGGTATTGCAAAAGTTCAAAATTTGCAGAATTTGTTTCCGTGAATTAGCTTATAAAGGCCAGATCCCTGGCGTGAAAAAAGCAAGTTGGTAA
- the rplC gene encoding 50S ribosomal protein L3: MKGILGKKLGMTQVFTPEGNVIPVTVIEAGPCVVLQKKDLNIDGYEAVQLGFSDKKESRSNKPEQGHAKKANATPKRYVREIRGVDLGSLEVGQELKADIFAEGEFVDVTGTSKGKGFQGNIKRWGQSRGPMAHGSRYHRRPGSMGSIQANRVPKGKRLPGHMGHTTITVQKLEIIKVDVERNVLLIKGAIPGPKNSFVKVKQTVKK; the protein is encoded by the coding sequence TTGAAAGGTATCTTAGGAAAAAAACTCGGTATGACTCAAGTGTTTACTCCAGAAGGTAACGTAATTCCAGTTACTGTTATCGAAGCAGGACCTTGTGTAGTACTGCAAAAGAAAGACCTGAATATCGACGGATATGAAGCAGTGCAATTGGGCTTTTCTGATAAAAAAGAAAGTCGCTCCAATAAGCCTGAACAGGGTCACGCCAAAAAGGCAAATGCAACACCTAAGCGCTACGTTCGCGAAATTCGCGGTGTTGATCTCGGGTCTCTCGAGGTTGGACAAGAGCTGAAGGCTGATATCTTTGCTGAGGGCGAATTTGTTGACGTAACTGGTACATCTAAAGGTAAAGGTTTCCAAGGTAACATCAAACGTTGGGGACAAAGCCGCGGACCAATGGCACACGGATCGCGTTACCACAGAAGACCAGGTTCCATGGGTTCTATCCAAGCTAACCGTGTTCCTAAGGGCAAACGCCTTCCAGGACATATGGGTCACACGACTATTACGGTTCAAAAGCTTGAAATTATCAAGGTTGATGTTGAACGTAACGTATTGCTGATTAAAGGCGCTATCCCAGGTCCTAAAAACAGCTTCGTGAAAGTTAAACAAACCGTTAAGAAATAA
- the rplB gene encoding 50S ribosomal protein L2: MPIKKYKPTSPARRHMSVSTFEEITTNQPEKSLLSPLFKHAGRNNQGKITVRHHGGGHKRKYRIIDFKRTKDGIPGSVATIEYDPNRTSNIALIHYADGEKRYIIAPKGLKVGDKVESGPTADIKIGNSLALENIPVGTVIHNIELKPGKGGQLVRAAGTEAQLLGKEEKYCSVRLSSGEVRKILSVCRATIGSVGNEDHELIKIGKAGRSRWLGRRPEVRGVVMNPNDHPHGGGEGRAPIGRKSPMSPWGKPTLGYKTRKKNKASDKYIVRRRTK; the protein is encoded by the coding sequence GTGCCAATCAAAAAGTACAAACCGACCTCTCCGGCAAGACGCCATATGTCTGTGTCTACGTTTGAAGAAATTACAACAAACCAGCCAGAGAAATCGTTGCTTTCTCCGCTGTTCAAACATGCGGGACGCAACAACCAAGGTAAAATTACGGTTCGTCACCATGGCGGCGGACACAAACGTAAATACCGTATTATCGACTTCAAGCGGACTAAAGACGGCATACCAGGTAGCGTTGCTACAATCGAGTATGACCCGAACCGTACATCTAATATTGCTTTGATCCACTATGCTGATGGAGAGAAACGTTACATCATCGCTCCTAAAGGCCTTAAAGTTGGGGATAAAGTAGAGTCTGGCCCAACAGCCGACATCAAAATTGGTAACAGTCTTGCACTGGAGAACATCCCAGTGGGTACAGTTATCCACAACATTGAGTTGAAACCAGGTAAAGGCGGACAATTGGTTCGTGCTGCTGGTACAGAAGCTCAATTGCTTGGTAAAGAAGAAAAATACTGTTCCGTTCGTTTGTCATCCGGTGAGGTTCGTAAGATCCTTAGCGTATGCCGTGCAACTATCGGTTCCGTAGGTAACGAAGATCATGAATTGATCAAAATCGGTAAAGCTGGACGTAGTCGCTGGCTCGGCCGTCGCCCTGAAGTACGCGGTGTAGTAATGAACCCGAACGATCACCCACACGGTGGTGGTGAAGGCCGCGCTCCAATCGGACGTAAATCGCCTATGTCTCCATGGGGTAAACCAACCCTTGGTTACAAAACGCGTAAGAAAAACAAGGCATCTGATAAATATATCGTTCGCCGCCGCACGAAATAA
- the rplW gene encoding 50S ribosomal protein L23, with amino-acid sequence MKDPRDIIKRPVITERTSDYMSEMKYAFEVDIRANKTEIKKAVEAIFKVKVTNVNTMRVPGKLKRYGKYSGYTPEWKKAIVKLSPDSKPLEFFEAVE; translated from the coding sequence ATGAAAGATCCTCGTGATATTATCAAACGTCCGGTGATTACGGAACGTACTTCCGACTACATGAGCGAAATGAAATACGCTTTTGAAGTGGATATCCGTGCTAACAAAACCGAAATCAAAAAAGCTGTCGAGGCTATTTTCAAAGTAAAAGTAACGAATGTGAACACAATGCGCGTACCTGGCAAACTGAAACGTTATGGTAAATATTCTGGTTACACTCCAGAATGGAAAAAAGCCATCGTTAAGCTTAGCCCGGACAGCAAGCCGCTTGAATTTTTTGAAGCGGTAGAATAA